The DNA window GTGGACTACACCGACGGCATCAGCATGGCATTCGCAGACTGGCGTTTCAATCTGCGTTCCTCTAATACGGAGCCGGTGGTGCGTCTTAATGTCGAGTCGCGTGCCGATATTGCGCTGATGAAAGAGAAAACCGACGAAATTCTTATGCTGCTCGCTGCAAAAATTTGACGCTTAGCATATCGAAGAGTCCAGGGTGAGGGCGGCTTTTGCCGCCCTCTCTTCATGGTGCGCTCAGAAGGTTGTATGATGCATCCATTATCAATGGGGTGTTTTTGTCGAACCAGGATGTTGCCGAAGTGTAAGGGGTTGATATGGCAATTTTAGTTACCGGCGGCGCCGGTTACATTGGGTCTCACACCGTGCTATCGCTTCTGGAGCGTGGCGAGGACGTTGTGGTGTTGGATAATTTGTCCAACGCATCTGCAGAGTCATTACAGCGGGTGGAGAAACTGACGGGGAAAGCCGCGGTGTTCTATCAAGGGGATGTTCAGGATGCCGAGTGCCTGCATCGTATCTTTGGCGCGCATCAGATCACTGCCGTGATCCACTTCGCCGGCCTCAAGGCCGTAGGAGAGTCAACGCGTAAACCACTCGAGTATTATCAGAATAACGTCACCGGCACGCTGGTGCTGTTGGATGCCATGCGCCGTGCCGGTGTACATGATTTCATCTTCAGTTCCTCCGCCACCGTGTATGGCGCCAATTCGCCGGTGCCCTATGTCGAGACCACGCCGATTGGCGGCACGACCAGTCCTTATGGCACGTCTAAGCTGATGGTGGAGCAGATCTTGCAGGATTTCGCCAAGGCTGAACCGCAATTTTCGATTATTGCTTTGCGTTACTTCAATCCTGTGGGGGCTCACGAGTCCGGCCTGATTGGTGAAGACCCCAACGGCATACCCAACAACCTGTTGCCGTACATCTCTCAGGTGGCGATCGGCAAACTGGAGAAATTGGGTATTTTCGGCGGTGACTATCCAACGAAAGACGGTACAGGCGAGCGCGACTACATTCATGTCATGGATTTGGCCGAGGGCCATCTGAAAGCGATGGATCACCTGGCAAAGATCAACGGCTTCAAGGCTTATAACCTAGGCGCCGGCGTAGGGCATTCGGTACTGGCGATGGTTCAGGCATTTGAAAAAGCGTCCGGCGTAACGATCCCTTACCAAATATTACCTCGCCGTGACGGCGACCTGCCTGCTTTCTGGGCGAACGCGGATCTGGCATATCGAGAGCTGGGATGGAAAGTTCGTCGGAATATCGATGATATGATGCGCGACACTTGGAACTGGCAGAAAAAAAATCCGCAAGGGTATAAGTAAGAATACTGATATAAAGTTAAACAATGAAAAGCCCACATCAAGCTGTGGGCTTTTTTGTTGTTATCTGTGGCGAGAGAGGGAAGCGCAGTTTTAGTAATTAGCAATCATTCTCAATAACTTGGTGTTTTTGTTAGCGTGCTAATTATATTTTCCTTTCGTGGTCCCCCTCCAACCCTGCAGGCGCAAAAAGTACCAAGAGTCAGAAGACGCTTAGGGTTAGTGAGAACGCGTACGTGATTTTGCTTTTTTTATTGTTATTCAATACATTGAGATTTTTATTGGTGATTGGCGGTTACAGCATAGACAAATGACGTTTTGTCTATGTGGCGTTAATGTATTAACTTCCCACATGGGTGTATAATTCAGCCCGAAGAAAACAGAGGCCCCTTGGTTGCATAGCAGAGGGCGGTGATAACGTTGAGTGTTATCGCGATAATTTTGACATGTTGCATTAATGAAACTGAAGTCGTTGGGAGCCCCCACAGATATGCTGAAAGCTGTCATCCCCGTTGCCGGTCTTGGTACCCGCATGTTACCGGCCACAAAGGCAATCCCTAAGGAAATGCTGCCGGTTGTAGACAAACCTCTTATCCAATACATCGTAAATGAATGCGTTGCTGCCGGTATTAAAGAGATTATTCTGGTCACGCACTCGTCAAAAAATGCGATTGAAAACCACTTTGACACCTCGTTTGAATTGGAAAGCATGCTGGAGTCACGCGTTAAGCGCCAACTGCTGGAAGAAGTTCAGTCTATCTGTCCGAAAGGCGTGACCCTGATGCATGTACGGCAGGGGCAATCTAAAGGATTGGGCCATGCCGTACTCTGTGCCAGACCCCTGATCGGTGATGCGCCTTTTGCCGTATTGCTGCCGGACGTGCTGATGGACGATATTGCCTCTGATCTGACGAAAGATAACCTCGCCAGCATGATTGCCCAATTCGAAGCGCACAGTCGCAGCCAGATCATGGTAGAACCTGTGCCAGAAAAAGACGTGTCCAAATACGGCGTGGTCGATTGTCGCGGTGTGGCCGTGGCGCCAGGCCAAAGCGTGCCGATGCATGCGATCGTCGAAAAACCTTCTCAAGAAGAGGCACCTTCAAATTTGGCCGTCGTTGGCCGCTATGTTTTGGCTGCTGATATCTGGCCGCTGCTGGAAAAAACGCCTTATGGTGCTGGCGGTGAGATTCAACTTACCGATGCCATCGCCATGCTGATGGAGCAAAAACCGGTTGAGGCTTTCGCCATGGTTGGGCGTTCGCATGACTGTGGCGATAAATTAGGTTACATGAAGGCCTTTGTTGAGTATGGTCTTCGTCATCCAACGCAGGGTGAAGCATTTTCTGAGTGGTTAAAGGGGATGTTGCAGGCTTAAGCGTTTGCTGTACCTGACGAATCCAGCCGATTCCTAAAGTAAAATAGATCGGCTG is part of the Serratia surfactantfaciens genome and encodes:
- the galE gene encoding UDP-glucose 4-epimerase GalE — protein: MAILVTGGAGYIGSHTVLSLLERGEDVVVLDNLSNASAESLQRVEKLTGKAAVFYQGDVQDAECLHRIFGAHQITAVIHFAGLKAVGESTRKPLEYYQNNVTGTLVLLDAMRRAGVHDFIFSSSATVYGANSPVPYVETTPIGGTTSPYGTSKLMVEQILQDFAKAEPQFSIIALRYFNPVGAHESGLIGEDPNGIPNNLLPYISQVAIGKLEKLGIFGGDYPTKDGTGERDYIHVMDLAEGHLKAMDHLAKINGFKAYNLGAGVGHSVLAMVQAFEKASGVTIPYQILPRRDGDLPAFWANADLAYRELGWKVRRNIDDMMRDTWNWQKKNPQGYK
- the galU gene encoding UTP--glucose-1-phosphate uridylyltransferase GalU; amino-acid sequence: MLKAVIPVAGLGTRMLPATKAIPKEMLPVVDKPLIQYIVNECVAAGIKEIILVTHSSKNAIENHFDTSFELESMLESRVKRQLLEEVQSICPKGVTLMHVRQGQSKGLGHAVLCARPLIGDAPFAVLLPDVLMDDIASDLTKDNLASMIAQFEAHSRSQIMVEPVPEKDVSKYGVVDCRGVAVAPGQSVPMHAIVEKPSQEEAPSNLAVVGRYVLAADIWPLLEKTPYGAGGEIQLTDAIAMLMEQKPVEAFAMVGRSHDCGDKLGYMKAFVEYGLRHPTQGEAFSEWLKGMLQA